The following proteins are co-located in the Spinactinospora alkalitolerans genome:
- a CDS encoding LuxR C-terminal-related transcriptional regulator: MVGGYRPAPSVRLRGRDSEQRAIAVALGDARSGCGAALLVSGGPGLGKSALLEHAAVTASDFTVLRTGGVRPESRLAHAGLQRLLRPVAHRAAELPAAQAAVLGRMLESGDVAESERFALSIAALGLLSLVGRTSPLLCCVDDAHLMDPASLDVLLFAALRLDADPIAMVFAARDEQGKATLPGVPVLNLAPLNDNAVHDVLADAAPGTLEVRVRADLAAAARGNPLAARGLVAALTADQLAGARPLPEPLPLDGALRRALVSRLDGLPSITRRLLLLAAVDPEAQADDLVSAADRPGLSVGVFEPAEDAGVVRIDGDRLRFRDSLMREAIRQDASAVRRRAAHAMLARVLDPSREPSRYAGHRSAAAQGPDPALASELAAAADTARELEGHAAASAVLERAAELTPAADARLCRLSSAAHDAWLAGRPQRASALLGRARPLAATGRPAGVVELLRGSIELRDGNAIDAAESLMAAAERLIPHDRGLAVRALLRAADAASLAGDPVRHAAAARRLAPLARDDDPPALRLGFAFLEGCTTSFSGDYAAAAGPLRRVLELADEVDEPAELVWAAIAGLRLGDTSRVHSLATRALRAARHRGALAAVPPALEFLVYAEFWTGRFPSAAGNCLTGLRVARETGQPNCATHHLAALSLLAAIQGDADTCRARARAVAERASENSLGLPTALSTWALAVLELAHGDAAGAFFRLRALVNAGPGHGHPTMRLLTAPYFVEAAVRTGETARAESALAGYERWAAATGSVGALALAARCRGLLARTERAAEHFEEALRLYRASGGDDVERARTQLLYGAALRRNRLPGRAREHLRDALETFERFGARLWVNQARAELRAIGDSERRPESPIAGELTVQQHQIALLVAEGATNREVAAHMFISPRTVEHHLRGIFRKLNIRSRVDLARLFP, encoded by the coding sequence GTGGTTGGTGGATACCGGCCGGCTCCCTCTGTCCGCCTGCGGGGCCGGGACTCAGAGCAGCGGGCGATCGCGGTCGCACTGGGCGACGCGAGGTCCGGCTGCGGCGCTGCGCTGCTCGTCTCGGGCGGGCCCGGCCTGGGCAAGTCGGCCCTGCTGGAGCACGCCGCCGTGACGGCGAGCGACTTCACCGTGCTGCGGACCGGCGGCGTGCGGCCGGAGTCCAGGCTGGCCCACGCCGGCCTGCAGCGGCTGCTGCGCCCGGTGGCGCATCGGGCGGCGGAGCTGCCCGCGGCCCAGGCCGCCGTGCTGGGCCGGATGCTGGAGTCCGGCGACGTCGCCGAGAGCGAGCGCTTCGCGCTGTCCATCGCCGCGCTGGGGCTGCTCTCCCTGGTCGGCCGGACCTCGCCCCTGCTGTGCTGCGTGGACGACGCCCACCTCATGGACCCCGCCTCCCTCGACGTGCTGCTCTTCGCGGCCCTGCGCCTGGACGCCGACCCGATCGCCATGGTCTTCGCCGCGCGCGACGAGCAGGGCAAGGCGACGCTCCCCGGCGTCCCGGTGCTGAACCTGGCCCCCCTGAACGACAACGCGGTCCACGACGTGCTCGCCGACGCGGCCCCCGGCACACTCGAGGTGCGGGTGCGGGCCGACCTGGCCGCGGCGGCCCGCGGCAACCCGCTCGCCGCCCGGGGGCTCGTCGCGGCCCTCACCGCCGACCAGCTCGCCGGGGCCCGCCCCCTTCCGGAGCCGCTTCCCCTCGACGGCGCGCTGCGCCGCGCCCTCGTCTCCCGGCTCGACGGCCTCCCCTCGATCACCCGGCGACTGCTGCTGCTCGCCGCGGTCGATCCGGAGGCGCAGGCCGACGACCTGGTGAGCGCCGCCGACCGGCCGGGCCTGTCCGTCGGCGTCTTCGAACCGGCCGAGGACGCCGGGGTGGTGCGGATCGACGGCGACCGGCTGCGCTTCCGCGACTCCCTGATGCGCGAGGCGATCCGCCAGGACGCCTCCGCCGTCCGGCGCCGGGCGGCCCACGCGATGCTGGCCCGGGTGCTCGACCCGAGCCGGGAGCCCTCCCGCTACGCGGGCCACCGCTCGGCCGCGGCGCAGGGACCCGACCCGGCTCTGGCCTCGGAACTCGCCGCCGCGGCCGACACCGCCAGGGAGCTGGAGGGCCACGCCGCGGCCTCGGCGGTGCTCGAACGCGCCGCGGAGCTGACCCCGGCCGCGGACGCGCGCCTGTGCCGGCTGTCCTCGGCGGCCCACGACGCGTGGCTGGCCGGCCGGCCGCAGCGGGCATCGGCCCTGCTCGGCCGTGCGCGGCCGCTCGCGGCCACCGGCAGGCCGGCCGGCGTGGTCGAGTTGCTCAGGGGCTCCATCGAACTGCGCGACGGCAACGCCATCGACGCGGCGGAATCCCTGATGGCCGCGGCCGAGCGGCTGATCCCGCACGACCGCGGACTGGCCGTGCGCGCGCTGCTGCGCGCCGCCGACGCCGCATCCCTCGCCGGCGACCCCGTCCGCCACGCCGCCGCGGCCCGGCGGCTGGCGCCGCTGGCGCGCGACGACGACCCGCCCGCGCTGCGGCTCGGCTTCGCCTTCCTCGAGGGCTGCACGACCTCCTTCTCCGGCGACTACGCCGCGGCGGCCGGCCCCCTGCGCCGGGTCCTGGAGCTGGCCGACGAGGTCGACGAGCCGGCCGAGCTGGTCTGGGCCGCCATCGCCGGACTCCGGTTGGGCGACACCTCCCGGGTCCACTCGCTGGCGACGCGGGCGCTGCGCGCGGCGCGGCACCGCGGGGCCCTCGCCGCCGTGCCGCCGGCGCTGGAGTTCCTGGTCTACGCGGAGTTCTGGACCGGGCGCTTCCCCTCGGCGGCGGGCAACTGCCTGACCGGTCTGCGCGTGGCGCGCGAGACGGGCCAACCCAACTGCGCCACGCACCACCTCGCGGCGCTGTCCCTGCTGGCCGCCATCCAGGGCGACGCCGACACCTGCCGCGCCCGCGCCCGCGCCGTCGCCGAGCGGGCCAGCGAGAACAGCCTCGGCCTGCCCACGGCCCTGAGCACCTGGGCCCTGGCCGTGCTGGAGCTGGCGCACGGGGACGCCGCGGGGGCGTTCTTCCGGCTGCGGGCCCTGGTCAACGCCGGTCCCGGCCACGGCCATCCCACGATGCGGCTGCTGACCGCGCCCTACTTCGTGGAGGCCGCCGTGCGTACGGGCGAAACCGCCCGGGCCGAGAGCGCGCTGGCCGGCTACGAGCGCTGGGCCGCCGCCACCGGCAGCGTCGGCGCGCTGGCGCTGGCCGCCCGGTGCCGCGGGCTGCTGGCGCGCACCGAGCGGGCCGCGGAGCACTTCGAGGAGGCCCTGCGGCTGTACCGGGCCAGCGGCGGCGACGACGTGGAGCGCGCCCGCACCCAGCTGCTGTACGGGGCGGCGCTGCGCCGCAACCGCCTGCCCGGCCGGGCGCGCGAGCACCTGCGCGACGCGCTGGAGACGTTCGAGCGCTTCGGCGCGCGGCTGTGGGTCAACCAGGCCCGCGCCGAGCTCCGCGCGATCGGCGACTCCGAACGCCGCCCCGAGTCCCCGATCGCCGGTGAGCTGACCGTCCAGCAGCACCAGATCGCCCTCCTGGTCGCCGAAGGCGCCACCAACCGCGAAGTGGCCGCGCACATGTTCATCAGTCCGCGCACCGTCGAGCACCACTTACGGGGCATCTTCCGCAAGCTCAACATCCGGTCCCGAGTGGACCTGGCCCGCCTGTTCCCCTGA
- a CDS encoding ABC transporter ATP-binding protein, whose translation MTTTTLAPLLRAEGVTVRFGGLLALGDVGLAVPPGTVVGLIGPNGAGKTTLFNVLSGVVRPQQGRVVWKGRPLRGHRPHHLAGLGIARTLQGLNLFPGLSVLDNVIVGADRLAGGGMPAMLTGLGGYQRDERRLRDKAMAVLEDFGVADAAHAMPQTLPYGVQKRAALARAVVAEPELLMLDEPASGLSGADITELGDRIRAFGRRMGVLLVEHHMDLVMGICDHIVVLNFGEVIASGSPAVIRADPAVAQAYLGASVREGSDD comes from the coding sequence ATGACCACGACCACGCTGGCCCCCCTGCTGAGAGCCGAGGGGGTCACCGTCCGCTTCGGCGGCCTCCTCGCCCTCGGCGACGTCGGCCTGGCGGTCCCGCCCGGCACCGTCGTCGGCCTCATCGGGCCCAACGGCGCCGGCAAGACGACCCTGTTCAACGTGCTCTCGGGCGTCGTCCGCCCCCAGCAGGGCCGCGTCGTCTGGAAGGGGCGGCCGCTGCGCGGCCACCGCCCGCACCACCTCGCCGGGCTGGGCATCGCGCGCACCCTCCAGGGGCTCAACCTGTTCCCCGGGCTGTCGGTGCTCGACAACGTCATCGTGGGCGCCGACCGGCTGGCCGGGGGCGGCATGCCCGCGATGCTCACCGGGCTCGGCGGCTACCAGCGCGACGAGCGGCGGCTGCGGGACAAGGCGATGGCGGTGCTGGAGGACTTCGGCGTCGCCGACGCGGCGCACGCGATGCCGCAGACCCTGCCCTACGGCGTGCAGAAGCGGGCGGCGCTGGCCCGCGCCGTCGTCGCCGAACCGGAGCTGCTGATGCTCGACGAGCCCGCCAGCGGCCTGTCCGGCGCCGACATCACCGAACTCGGCGACCGCATCCGCGCCTTCGGCCGGCGCATGGGCGTGCTGCTGGTCGAGCACCACATGGACCTGGTGATGGGGATCTGCGACCACATCGTCGTGCTGAACTTCGGCGAGGTCATCGCCTCGGGCAGCCCGGCCGTGATCCGCGCCGACCCCGCCGTCGCCCAGGCCTACCTCGGCGCGTCGGTGCGGGAGGGGTCCGATGACTGA
- a CDS encoding branched-chain amino acid ABC transporter permease, whose amino-acid sequence MDQFINLTLNGLTNGAVYAALALSLIIIYQATRVVNFAQPALALIAVYIAYTVSQHTGSYWLGFAAALVSGLVMGALTERILIRPVHGRSPLSAIIVTLGLLLVLQGIAGMVWSSEPHSFPYPLDYRGRFSAADVFAVASVGAAALLVFALYRFTPLGLRMRAAAFHPEAARMSGVRVGLMLTAGWAVASVIGALAGMLATPPFLFPHALDAVFVYGITAAVVGGLDNPFGAIFGGLLIGLGLSYVSGYAGPELTTLAALAILVVVLSIRPAGLFTRPTARKV is encoded by the coding sequence ATGGACCAATTCATCAACCTGACACTCAACGGCCTGACCAACGGCGCGGTGTACGCGGCCCTGGCGCTGTCGTTGATCATCATCTACCAGGCCACCCGGGTGGTGAACTTCGCCCAGCCGGCGCTCGCGCTGATCGCCGTCTACATCGCCTACACGGTCTCCCAGCACACCGGCAGCTACTGGCTCGGCTTCGCCGCCGCGCTCGTCAGCGGCCTGGTCATGGGCGCCCTCACCGAACGGATCCTCATCAGGCCGGTGCACGGCAGGTCCCCGTTGAGCGCGATCATCGTGACGCTGGGACTGCTGCTGGTGCTGCAGGGAATAGCGGGGATGGTCTGGAGCAGCGAACCGCACTCCTTCCCCTACCCCCTCGACTACCGCGGCCGGTTCTCCGCCGCCGACGTCTTCGCCGTCGCCTCCGTCGGGGCCGCCGCGCTGCTGGTGTTCGCCCTGTACCGGTTCACGCCGCTGGGGCTGCGGATGCGGGCCGCGGCCTTCCACCCCGAGGCCGCGCGCATGAGCGGCGTGCGAGTGGGGCTGATGCTGACCGCGGGATGGGCCGTGGCCTCGGTGATCGGCGCCCTCGCCGGCATGCTCGCCACCCCGCCGTTCCTCTTCCCGCACGCCCTCGACGCCGTGTTCGTCTACGGCATCACCGCCGCGGTGGTGGGCGGCCTGGACAACCCCTTCGGGGCGATCTTCGGCGGCCTGCTGATCGGCCTGGGCCTGTCCTATGTCTCCGGCTACGCCGGTCCCGAACTGACGACGCTGGCCGCCCTGGCGATTCTCGTCGTGGTGCTCAGCATCCGGCCCGCCGGGCTGTTCACCCGGCCGACGGCGCGAAAGGTGTAG
- a CDS encoding branched-chain amino acid ABC transporter permease: protein MASSLRHRDPAAADARRRGNGGASPARRWRALPALVRHLLAAAAAFAAVMLVTSVTGPMTDLRIGSVGYYLLAVAGLQLLIGFSGQISLGHGAFMFIGAYTMALLVLHQPMLPLWLNMLITIAVSCVAGVLVGAATARLHGPYLAGATLTLAVGLPGIATRFPELFGGGNGLSFSTRGAPPALAGIVSDSQWQAGAVWLTTLLALVVLATVSAGRLGRRMRAIRDDEAAAALSGIPVGRTKVIAFVISAGCGGLAGASQAYLLGTATPSSFTVTLSLSLLAALVLGGFGSLWGAFWGALTLVYFDVWGSDLAHGLDLGTDVANNLPVVLYGAVLILIMLIWPQGVHGAVRGLGALLRRR from the coding sequence ATGGCCTCATCCCTGCGGCACCGGGACCCCGCGGCCGCCGACGCGCGGCGGCGCGGCAACGGCGGCGCATCGCCGGCCCGGAGGTGGCGCGCCCTCCCCGCGCTGGTGCGGCACCTGCTCGCCGCCGCGGCGGCCTTCGCCGCGGTCATGCTGGTGACCTCGGTCACCGGCCCGATGACCGACCTGCGGATCGGCAGCGTCGGCTACTACCTGCTCGCCGTGGCCGGACTGCAACTGCTGATCGGCTTCAGCGGCCAGATCTCGCTCGGGCACGGCGCCTTCATGTTCATCGGGGCCTACACCATGGCCCTGCTGGTGCTGCACCAGCCGATGCTGCCGCTGTGGCTGAACATGCTGATCACCATCGCGGTGAGCTGCGTGGCCGGCGTGCTCGTCGGCGCGGCGACCGCGCGGCTGCACGGCCCCTACCTGGCCGGCGCCACGCTCACGCTCGCGGTGGGACTTCCCGGGATCGCCACGCGCTTCCCCGAGCTCTTCGGGGGCGGTAACGGACTCTCCTTCTCCACCCGCGGTGCTCCGCCCGCGCTCGCCGGCATCGTCTCCGACAGCCAGTGGCAGGCCGGCGCGGTGTGGCTGACGACGCTGCTGGCGCTGGTGGTGCTGGCCACCGTCAGCGCGGGGCGGCTGGGCCGGCGGATGCGCGCGATCCGCGACGACGAGGCCGCGGCCGCGCTGTCGGGGATCCCGGTGGGCCGCACCAAGGTGATCGCGTTCGTCATCAGCGCGGGGTGCGGCGGGCTCGCGGGCGCCTCCCAGGCCTACCTGCTCGGCACCGCGACCCCGAGCTCCTTCACCGTGACGCTGTCGCTGAGCCTGCTGGCCGCGCTGGTCCTGGGCGGCTTCGGCAGCCTGTGGGGCGCGTTCTGGGGTGCGCTGACCCTCGTCTACTTCGATGTCTGGGGGTCGGACCTGGCCCACGGCCTCGACCTCGGAACCGACGTCGCCAACAACCTGCCGGTCGTGCTCTACGGCGCGGTCCTGATCCTCATCATGCTGATCTGGCCGCAGGGCGTCCACGGCGCGGTGCGCGGGCTGGGCGCCCTGCTGCGCCGCCGGTGA
- a CDS encoding ABC transporter substrate-binding protein, with the protein MRSWKIPMAVAVAAAMLATSCGGAGETDDGQGADLDVSTGVTDDSIVIGTHHPLTGPAAPGYSQISVGAQAVFDYVNDNGGVNGRRIDYRVEDDGYDPTRTVEVTRKLVLEDEIFAMLGGLGTPTHSKVIDFLNDEGVPDLFVSSGALMWNDPGQYPLSYGFQVDYTKEAKIQGQFIAEEFPDARVGYFYQNDDYGSDSREGLGQYLSEQIVAEEPYESGITDIAPQISALQEAEADVVVCACVPNYMALAILESARIGYEPQFVVSSSGSDSTTLIGMLESFAAEAGEEDLPAETLLDGLISTGYLPQVNMEDDPWTQLYTEIHAEYVGDEAPLSNTMIYGMVQATMFAQVAKAVGPDLNRQSLLGALESREWSGPGTVPFASGADDHGGFAGASVTRFRAGEEPEVLQEARVTDSGGGEITGFDLERPAPDEVEFFDGA; encoded by the coding sequence ATGAGATCTTGGAAGATCCCCATGGCGGTCGCCGTCGCGGCCGCGATGCTGGCGACGTCCTGCGGCGGCGCCGGTGAGACCGACGACGGCCAGGGCGCCGACCTCGACGTCTCGACCGGGGTCACCGACGACTCGATCGTCATCGGCACCCACCACCCGCTGACCGGTCCGGCCGCGCCGGGCTACAGCCAGATCTCGGTGGGCGCCCAGGCCGTGTTCGACTACGTCAACGACAACGGCGGCGTCAACGGCCGCCGGATCGACTACCGGGTGGAGGACGACGGCTACGATCCCACCCGCACCGTCGAGGTCACCCGGAAGCTCGTGCTGGAGGACGAGATCTTCGCGATGCTCGGCGGACTGGGCACGCCCACCCACTCCAAGGTCATCGACTTCCTCAACGACGAGGGAGTCCCCGACCTGTTCGTCTCCTCCGGCGCGCTGATGTGGAACGACCCCGGGCAGTACCCGCTCAGCTACGGCTTCCAGGTCGACTACACCAAGGAGGCCAAGATCCAGGGGCAGTTCATCGCCGAGGAGTTCCCCGACGCCAGGGTCGGCTACTTCTACCAGAACGACGACTACGGCAGCGACTCCCGCGAAGGGCTCGGCCAGTACCTCAGCGAGCAGATCGTGGCCGAGGAGCCCTACGAGTCGGGGATCACCGACATCGCGCCGCAGATCTCGGCCCTGCAGGAGGCCGAGGCCGACGTGGTGGTCTGCGCCTGCGTCCCCAACTACATGGCGCTGGCCATCCTGGAGTCGGCGCGCATCGGCTACGAACCGCAGTTCGTGGTCAGCAGCAGCGGCTCCGACAGCACGACCCTGATCGGGATGCTGGAGAGCTTCGCCGCCGAGGCCGGCGAGGAGGACCTGCCCGCCGAGACCCTGCTGGACGGGCTGATCAGCACCGGCTACCTGCCGCAGGTCAACATGGAGGACGACCCCTGGACGCAGCTCTACACCGAGATCCACGCCGAGTACGTCGGCGACGAGGCCCCGCTGAGCAACACCATGATCTACGGCATGGTGCAGGCCACGATGTTCGCTCAGGTCGCCAAGGCCGTCGGCCCCGACCTGAACCGGCAGAGCCTGCTCGGCGCGCTCGAATCGCGGGAGTGGAGCGGCCCCGGGACGGTGCCGTTCGCCTCCGGCGCCGACGACCACGGCGGCTTCGCCGGCGCGAGCGTCACGCGGTTCCGCGCCGGGGAGGAGCCGGAGGTCCTGCAGGAGGCCAGGGTCACCGACAGCGGGGGCGGTGAGATCACCGGGTTCGACCTGGAGCGCCCGGCCCCCGATGAGGTCGAGTTCTTCGACGGCGCCTGA
- a CDS encoding WGR domain-containing protein codes for MAQQTVDQNTYLELSEESGGAHKFYEVVVSGTAVTIRYGRIGETGRSRGASYATAEKARAAAAKKVAEKVRKGYAPAVRGARQRRPVTRRTMVSGRSTARQAPVLWRFRSGGPAFGIFVDEERCWVGNQLGDVYTLSHDGTVTARYGLPDGVKCIVADDFWIYAGCDDGRVYDLGGKIPHVAYEIADDVDIFWLDIHDGVLGVSDAQGRITTIDPEDEFQWARRSTGTDGWMVRCDEGGVYHGHSRGVTMYDARSGDELWSTPTAPVLFGWQEGGEVYAGTGRNTVERIGKDGAPRSTYRCDSAVFSCATSRDGRYVFAGDNHSSVYCFTREGERLWKLATGCGSAFSMQFLDDRLYIATTDGSLACIDADEAAVRAAERGSVPEPVSVKAPTWEAVTPSAELETVAASAAVEGDGVVVECVQDGGRLRVRVVSPGFDPALRVQFPKDIRRPGGRYLVEEVLESGSGGFYRARGEIRRLV; via the coding sequence GTGGCACAGCAGACGGTCGATCAGAACACCTACCTTGAGCTGTCGGAGGAGAGCGGTGGCGCGCACAAGTTCTACGAGGTCGTGGTCAGCGGCACCGCGGTCACCATCCGCTACGGGCGCATAGGCGAGACCGGGCGGTCGCGCGGCGCGAGCTACGCCACCGCCGAGAAGGCGCGGGCCGCGGCGGCGAAGAAGGTCGCGGAGAAGGTCCGCAAGGGGTACGCGCCGGCGGTGCGCGGGGCGCGGCAGCGGCGCCCCGTCACCCGGCGCACCATGGTGAGCGGCCGCTCGACGGCCCGGCAGGCGCCGGTGCTGTGGCGGTTCCGCTCCGGCGGCCCCGCGTTCGGCATCTTCGTCGACGAGGAGCGCTGCTGGGTCGGCAACCAGCTCGGGGACGTCTACACGCTGTCCCACGACGGCACCGTCACCGCCCGCTACGGCCTGCCCGACGGCGTGAAGTGCATCGTCGCCGACGACTTCTGGATCTACGCCGGATGCGACGACGGCAGGGTCTACGACCTCGGCGGCAAGATCCCGCACGTGGCCTACGAGATCGCCGACGACGTCGACATCTTCTGGCTGGACATCCACGACGGCGTGCTCGGCGTCTCCGACGCCCAGGGGCGCATCACCACCATCGACCCCGAGGACGAGTTCCAGTGGGCCCGGCGCAGCACCGGGACCGACGGGTGGATGGTGCGCTGCGACGAGGGCGGCGTCTACCACGGCCATTCGCGCGGCGTGACGATGTACGACGCCCGCTCCGGCGACGAGCTGTGGAGCACCCCGACCGCCCCGGTGCTGTTCGGCTGGCAGGAGGGCGGCGAGGTCTACGCCGGCACCGGCCGCAACACGGTGGAGCGGATCGGCAAGGACGGCGCGCCGCGCTCCACCTACCGCTGCGACAGCGCGGTGTTCTCCTGCGCGACCTCGCGGGACGGCCGCTACGTCTTCGCCGGCGACAACCACTCCTCGGTCTACTGCTTCACCCGTGAGGGCGAGCGGCTGTGGAAGCTGGCGACCGGCTGCGGTTCGGCGTTCTCGATGCAGTTCCTCGACGACCGCCTCTACATCGCCACCACGGACGGCTCCCTGGCCTGCATCGACGCCGACGAGGCCGCGGTGCGCGCCGCGGAGCGGGGAAGTGTTCCCGAACCGGTCAGCGTGAAGGCGCCGACCTGGGAGGCGGTCACCCCGTCGGCGGAGCTGGAGACCGTGGCCGCCTCGGCTGCGGTGGAGGGCGACGGCGTGGTCGTGGAGTGCGTGCAGGACGGGGGCCGGCTGCGGGTCCGGGTCGTCTCCCCCGGCTTCGACCCGGCCCTGCGGGTGCAGTTCCCCAAGGACATCCGGCGGCCCGGCGGCCGCTACCTGGTCGAGGAGGTCTTGGAGTCCGGCAGCGGCGGCTTCTACCGCGCCCGCGGCGAGATCCGCCGCCTGGTGTGA
- a CDS encoding glycosyltransferase: protein MQSNRYALSHADVASHRIRTERADVRIFRNEWGALTPPALGEWTPELTVSVIIAAHGEQHRLDLALAALAAQTYPAHLLEVVVVDDRSSPPLRLPGIRPADCRIARAPATGRGAGHARAHGAHATSGEIICWLDADLVVDPRHIEAHARWQHTHPEAVTIGRAGSAARYPGDPAEIAALARSGRLPEAFADARGRAGEDREPPRTDGPREADHLGFQAFTGSCAAVRRSLYEAAGGVDPSLDLGQDTEFGYRLWQTGGVFVPEHRARGWHLGDDTPARTRAPSARFSADVLAEFMPYPRSHRDGAADRIRRVPLVHAVVEVAGARCELVRACVDRLLSCTETDLAVTLVADWDGPVEDGPAGNGADTRLELGLVQAGYLADPRVRFAPAAPGTGFPSPYLLEVPVGCGIGRDTLERLLALAERSRAGITELVPAAPPHASTADRPRAAAEGLRLWRTRAAARALRAGAGRADLAAVVGQVHGRYRVHGGPDDLTDLTRLAPEQLRGRTRPGPPVRAASPAARRRRRGLPLPRPLLRLTRALTRPAPA from the coding sequence GTGCAATCGAATAGGTACGCATTGTCACACGCCGACGTCGCCTCCCACCGGATCCGGACGGAGCGGGCCGACGTCCGGATCTTCCGCAACGAGTGGGGCGCGCTGACCCCTCCTGCGCTGGGGGAGTGGACGCCGGAGCTGACCGTCAGCGTCATCATCGCCGCCCACGGCGAGCAGCACCGACTCGACCTCGCGCTGGCCGCGCTGGCCGCGCAGACCTACCCCGCCCATCTCCTCGAAGTGGTCGTCGTGGACGACCGCTCCAGCCCGCCCCTGCGCCTGCCCGGAATCCGCCCCGCCGACTGCAGGATCGCGAGGGCCCCGGCCACCGGCCGGGGCGCGGGCCACGCCCGCGCCCACGGGGCGCACGCCACCTCCGGCGAGATCATCTGCTGGCTGGACGCCGACCTGGTCGTCGACCCGCGCCACATCGAGGCGCACGCCCGGTGGCAGCACACCCACCCCGAAGCCGTCACGATCGGCCGGGCCGGCTCCGCCGCCCGCTACCCCGGCGACCCCGCCGAGATCGCCGCCCTCGCCCGCTCCGGCCGGCTGCCCGAAGCCTTCGCCGACGCCCGCGGCCGCGCCGGGGAGGACCGGGAGCCGCCGCGGACCGACGGGCCGAGGGAAGCCGACCACCTGGGATTCCAGGCCTTCACCGGTTCCTGCGCCGCGGTGCGCCGCTCGCTGTACGAGGCCGCCGGCGGGGTCGATCCCTCACTCGACCTCGGCCAGGACACCGAGTTCGGCTACCGGCTCTGGCAGACCGGCGGGGTGTTCGTCCCCGAGCACCGGGCGCGCGGCTGGCACCTGGGCGACGACACGCCGGCGCGTACCCGCGCGCCCTCCGCCCGCTTCAGCGCCGACGTGCTCGCCGAGTTCATGCCGTACCCGCGCTCGCACCGCGACGGCGCCGCCGACCGGATCCGGCGGGTACCGCTGGTGCACGCCGTGGTGGAGGTGGCCGGAGCCCGTTGCGAGCTGGTGCGCGCGTGCGTGGACCGGCTGCTGTCGTGCACCGAGACCGACCTGGCCGTCACACTGGTGGCCGACTGGGACGGCCCGGTGGAGGACGGACCTGCCGGGAACGGCGCCGACACACGGCTGGAGCTGGGCCTCGTCCAGGCCGGCTACCTGGCGGATCCGCGGGTGCGCTTCGCCCCCGCCGCACCCGGGACCGGCTTCCCCTCGCCCTACCTGCTGGAGGTTCCGGTCGGCTGCGGGATCGGGCGCGACACGCTCGAACGGCTGCTCGCCCTGGCCGAGCGCTCCCGAGCCGGAATCACCGAGCTGGTCCCGGCCGCCCCGCCGCACGCGTCCACCGCCGACCGCCCCCGCGCCGCGGCCGAGGGCCTGCGGCTGTGGCGCACCCGCGCCGCGGCCCGCGCGCTGCGCGCGGGCGCGGGCCGCGCCGACCTCGCCGCGGTCGTCGGGCAGGTGCACGGCCGCTACCGCGTCCACGGCGGCCCGGACGACCTCACCGACCTCACCCGGCTCGCCCCCGAACAACTGCGTGGCCGGACCCGGCCGGGCCCGCCGGTGCGGGCCGCCTCCCCGGCGGCGCGCCGGAGGCGCCGCGGCCTGCCGCTCCCGCGCCCCCTGCTGCGCCTGACCCGAGCCCTCACCCGCCCCGCTCCGGCCTGA
- a CDS encoding SDR family oxidoreductase gives MTQPEAQSQPYPGHTEPMDPHPRDEMRDYTGRGLLEGRTALITGGDSGIGRAVAVAFAKEGADVAIAYLEEDDDARHTASLVEKAGRRCLPMRGDLGDERHCEDVVARTVAEFGGLDVVVPHAATQAPVGDFTELSTEQLTRTYQVNVFSVFWLLRAALPHMPDGGSVVITGSVNGLRGNKSLIDYATSKAAVMNLTYCLAQHYVDRGIRVNCVAPGPVWTPLIPSTLPENKVEGFGGQAPMQRAAHPDEIAPSYVFFASGRLSSYYSGEVLAPIGGEIQSS, from the coding sequence ATGACCCAGCCCGAGGCCCAGAGCCAGCCCTATCCGGGACACACCGAGCCGATGGACCCGCATCCGCGCGACGAGATGCGCGACTACACCGGCCGGGGCCTGCTGGAGGGCCGGACGGCCCTGATCACCGGGGGTGATTCGGGGATCGGCCGGGCGGTCGCGGTCGCGTTCGCCAAGGAGGGGGCCGACGTCGCGATCGCCTACCTGGAGGAGGACGACGACGCCCGCCACACCGCGTCGCTGGTGGAGAAGGCCGGGCGGCGCTGCCTGCCGATGCGCGGCGACCTGGGCGATGAGCGGCACTGCGAGGACGTCGTCGCCCGCACGGTGGCCGAGTTCGGCGGCCTCGACGTGGTGGTGCCGCACGCCGCGACCCAGGCGCCGGTGGGCGACTTCACCGAGCTGAGCACCGAGCAGTTGACCCGCACCTACCAGGTGAACGTGTTCAGCGTGTTCTGGCTGCTGCGCGCGGCGCTGCCGCACATGCCCGACGGCGGTTCCGTGGTGATCACGGGATCGGTGAACGGGCTGCGCGGCAACAAGAGCCTGATCGACTACGCCACCAGCAAGGCCGCGGTCATGAACCTGACGTACTGCCTGGCCCAGCACTACGTGGACCGGGGCATCCGGGTCAACTGCGTCGCCCCGGGCCCGGTGTGGACGCCGCTGATCCCGTCGACGCTGCCGGAGAATAAGGTCGAGGGCTTCGGCGGGCAGGCCCCGATGCAGCGGGCCGCGCACCCCGATGAGATCGCCCCCTCCTACGTGTTCTTCGCCAGCGGCCGGCTGTCCTCCTACTACTCCGGCGAGGTCCTGGCCCCCATCGGCGGAGAGATCCAGTCGAGCTGA